The uncultured Paludibaculum sp. sequence CCGTGTCGCCGTTCGCCGAGATCGTGCCGACCTGAGCGATCATCGCACCGGAGATGGGCTTGGCCTGCGCCAGAACCTGTCCCACAACCGCTTCCACGGCCTTCTCGATGCCGCGCTTCAGCGCCATCGGGTTCGCGCCGGCCGCAACGGCCTTCACGCCTTCCCGGAAGATCGACTGGGCCAGGATGGTGGCCGTCGTGGTGCCGTCGCCAGCAACGTCGGAGGTCTTCGACGCCACTTCGCGCACCATCTGGGCGCCCATGTTCTCCAGCGGATCCTTGAGCTCGATCTCCTTCGCGACGGTCACGCCGTCCTTGGTGATCGTCGGACCGCCGAACTTCTTCTCCAGGACCACGTTACGGCCCTTCGGACCGAGCGTCACCTTGACTGCGTCGGCCAACTGGTTGACGCCGCGCAGGATCGCCTGGCGCGCATTCTCGCTATATACGACCTGTTTCGCTGCCATTCTTTAATCTCCTTGTAGGTTTACCCTGTGGATCCAGCTTGACTTGCGAACCGCTTACGCGGTCACCGCGACCGGGTCGAGAACGCCCAGCACTTCGTCTTCGCGCAGGATCAGATATTCCTGACCATCAATCTTGATGTCGCTGCCGGAATACTTGCCAAACAGGATCCGGTCGCCGACCTTCACATCCAGCGGCACCACTGTGCCGTCTTCCAGGCGCTTGCCACGGCCCGCTGCCACGACTTCCGCTTCCTGAGGCTTCTCCTTGGCCGAGTCCGGGATGATGATCCCGTTCATCACCGTTTCCTGATTCTCGATCCGGCGCACAACCAGCCGGTCATAGAGGGGACGGATTTGCATAGCTCTCAAAACCTCCGTTGGTTTCGACTCAATGATGGGTTCTTGGATTCGTCGATCCAAAGTGGATCGATCACCGCACCCATTATTAGCACAACAGGCCGAAGAGTGACAATATTTTTGTGTAACTCATTGAAAATAAGGCAAATAAAACTGCATCGACAGCCCAAAGAATCACTGATCGCC is a genomic window containing:
- a CDS encoding co-chaperone GroES, encoding MQIRPLYDRLVVRRIENQETVMNGIIIPDSAKEKPQEAEVVAAGRGKRLEDGTVVPLDVKVGDRILFGKYSGSDIKIDGQEYLILREDEVLGVLDPVAVTA